One stretch of Castor canadensis chromosome 12, mCasCan1.hap1v2, whole genome shotgun sequence DNA includes these proteins:
- the Pcare gene encoding photoreceptor cilium actin regulator isoform X4, translating into MGCTPSHNDIVNSVAKSGIQFLKKPKAILPGQQGGSERCPIPLLVKSSTCYDPGGDLPQGQRLTEELSSRRSQTGAEGLCQVMGEMEGPIPETQTSPSRLSSSQSHVAKDIPFKTPGFHQTQGAAFPGKESEESIQDTSKWERKPECHQLGQQGHCFQTILPAPGSEGQVDFPKSLVNTHQHAYAYLHCSLSRYEAIVHLVHQATQTRELLKPMFSFLLLCFEEVSQLLGEISKDGEVLLQEVREDLAWPSRKGEPQEQPDLLQQLLQYTVSKLQVLHGTVASLTGSFLEGSSSYFHSTASHLESKLSTKRGVDERLLRALGQLESLASGHGDPGLQGPPLCSEDSGIGADNESVQSTDKLGKQASWDFAPEPVEWKPGISPQVETRMSGHAWQQSPFWIGSERPQDCPLSRPAVAKVQPAAQGEAKSPGPSSTSPESITSKPLEKGKSTPWDSLGTEVPVEAHLPKNPGLVEAPSLSEGEDSSPEEEDEVSYMSLCAEQENTPHSRPGSSPTDRERLFQPHSRKLRSPQAQEIILKMKEAISEKIKFVPVPSGYQDWAEEEEGRAVTPPRPSTVSGSRGIPERQRRSQSEGCLKNHVEDPTLQELQRVQRDLSQRLEMFYALGATRQGQSKGQLLQPRVTALWPHSSCRVSPKPCVSLRTPAGCWRSSSGPQLRVNLQRRMVLCALNPLPFVRRTAPNHQLGVPLLLTGSSATSPSWESQSSQSSSRSSSQGESPKQDTTPWRSPYAPELLSGGAGARQASPPELCVLGHGLQPEARVSRNQDKSQSEAQPQQKEVA; encoded by the exons ATGGGGTGTACACCTTCACACAATGACATCGTAAACAGCGTTGCAAAGAGTGGTATTCAGTTTTTGAAAAAGCCCAAAGCAATCTTGCCAGGACAGCAAGGAGGCAGTGAAAGATGTCCCATCCCTTTGCTGGTTAAGAGTTCCACCTGCTATGATCCTGGGGGAGACTTGCCCCAGGGACAGAGGCTGACAGAGGAGCTGAGTTCCAGGAGGTCCCAAACTGGGGCTGAAGGTCTTTGTCAGGTCATGGGAGAGATGGAAGGACCAATCCCAGAAACCCAAACGTCCCCATCCAGGCTGAGCTCATCACAAAGCCATGTGGCTAAGGACATTCCGTTCAAGACACCAGGATTCCACCAAACACAAGGAGCAGCCTTTCCTGGGAAAGAGAGTGAGGAAAGTATCCAGGACACCTCAAAATGGGAAAGGAAACCAGAGTGCCACCAATTGGGCCAACAGGGCCATTGCTTCCAAACCATCCTTCCTGCTcctggctcagaaggccaagTGGACTTCCCCAAGTCCCTAGTAAACACCCACCAGCACGCCTATGCCTACCTGCACTGCAGCCTCTCGCGATACGAAGCAATTGTGCACCTCGTGCATCAGGCCACCCAGACCCGGGAACTGCTGAAGCCCATGTTCAGTTTCCTGCTGCTGTGTTTCGAGGAGGTCAGCCAGCTCCTGGGGGAGATCTCCAAGGATGGAGAGGTGCTCCTCCAGGAAGTTAGGGAGGATCTGGCTTGGCCATCAAGGAAAGGAGAACCCCAGGAGCAGCCAGACCTCTTGCAACAGCTGCTGCAGTACACAGTCAGCAAACTGCAGGTGCTCCACGGCACAGTGGCTTCCCTCACTGGCAGCTTCCTGGAAGGCTCCAGCAGCTACTTCCACTCCACTGCCAGCCACCTGGAAAGTAAGCTGAGCACAAAGAGGGGTGTTGATGAACGGCTCCTGAGGGCCCTGGGGCAACTAGAAAGCCTGGCCAGTGGCCATGGTGACCCTGGGCTGCAGGGTCCACCCTTGTGCTCTGAGGACAGTGGCATTGGTGCTGACAATGAGTCTGTGCAGTCCACAGACAAGCTAGGCAAGCAAGCCAGCTGGGACTTTGCACCAGAACCTGTAGAATGGAAACCAGGGATTTCACCGCAAGTGGAGACCAGAATGTCAGGGCATGCCTGGCAGCAAAGCCCATTCTGGATAGGTTCAGAAAGACCCCAGGACTGCCCACTGTCAAGGCCTGCTGTGGCAAAGGTTCAGCCTGCAGCACAGGGTGAAGCAAAGAGCCCAGGCCCCTCCAGCACAAGCCCAGAAAGTATCACCTCTAAGCCTTTGGAAAAAGGCAAGAGCACTCCGTGGGACTCCCTAGGGACTGAGGTTCCTGTGGAAGCACATCTTCCTAAAAACCCCGGGTTGGTGGAGGCTCCATCCCTTAGTGAAGGTGAGGACAGCAGTccagaggaggaagatgaagtTAGCTACATGAGCCTGTGTGCAGAGCAGGAAAATACTCCACATTCAAGACCAGGGTCTTCACCCACTGACCGGGAAAGGCTTTTTCAACCACACTCTAGGAAGCTGAGAAGCCCCCAGGCCCAAGAAATAATTCTGAAGATGAAAGAAGCTATCAGTGAAAAGATCAAGTTTGTCCCTGTGCCCTCTGGATACCAGGACTGggctgaggaagaggaagggagggcagTAACCCCACCAAGACCTAGCACGGTCAGTGGCAGCAGGGGGATTCCTGAGAGGCAGAGGAGGTCTCAGTCAGAAGGGTGTCTTAAGAACCATGTGGAGGACCCCACCCTCCAGGAGCTGCAGAGGGTCCAGAGAGACCTCAGTCAGAGGTTGGAGATGTTTTATGCCTTGGGTGCTACACGGCAGGGGCAGAGCAAGGGCCAGCTTCTGCAGCCCAGAGTAACAGCACTGTGGCCCCATAGCAGCTGCAGGGTAAGTCCCA AGCCTTGTGTCTCTCTTCGGACCCCAgcaggatgctggaggagtagctcaggGCCACAACTGAGGGTAAATTTGCAGAGAAGAATGGTTCTGTGTGCCCTCAACCCTCTGCCTTTTGTCAGAAGGACAGCTCCCAACCACCAGCTGGGTGTCCCACTTCTGCTAACAGGTTCCAGTGCCACCAGCCCCTCTTGGGAATCCCAGTCCAGCCAAAGCAG
- the Pcare gene encoding photoreceptor cilium actin regulator isoform X1, with protein sequence MGCTPSHNDIVNSVAKSGIQFLKKPKAILPGQQGGSERCPIPLLVKSSTCYDPGGDLPQGQRLTEELSSRRSQTGAEGLCQVMGEMEGPIPETQTSPSRLSSSQSHVAKDIPFKTPGFHQTQGAAFPGKESEESIQDTSKWERKPECHQLGQQGHCFQTILPAPGSEGQVDFPKSLVNTHQHAYAYLHCSLSRYEAIVHLVHQATQTRELLKPMFSFLLLCFEEVSQLLGEISKDGEVLLQEVREDLAWPSRKGEPQEQPDLLQQLLQYTVSKLQVLHGTVASLTGSFLEGSSSYFHSTASHLESKLSTKRGVDERLLRALGQLESLASGHGDPGLQGPPLCSEDSGIGADNESVQSTDKLGKQASWDFAPEPVEWKPGISPQVETRMSGHAWQQSPFWIGSERPQDCPLSRPAVAKVQPAAQGEAKSPGPSSTSPESITSKPLEKGKSTPWDSLGTEVPVEAHLPKNPGLVEAPSLSEGEDSSPEEEDEVSYMSLCAEQENTPHSRPGSSPTDRERLFQPHSRKLRSPQAQEIILKMKEAISEKIKFVPVPSGYQDWAEEEEGRAVTPPRPSTVSGSRGIPERQRRSQSEGCLKNHVEDPTLQELQRVQRDLSQRLEMFYALGATRQGQSKGQLLQPRVTALWPHSSCRVSPSNTVSKFKASLSKNFSILPSQNKGIVQRCGSHSEEEQGKAEKLPNSILPSEDSEAPTVKVGDVRRCPTRTSVKKLIETFSPTENLKTQGDSRNSGSSPCLRKWGVPVMPPRFPIYRGLAPLYPKPQISPAAGRESLKMGTHWRSFAPIFPPLPTAEASKSEDINNDTEWDPEQLPPPPLEILMDNSFTSLEPPESSKSAASSPEETQVPGLGEAGPTRKTWASTKLRASMSHIDLLPRKGTANPSRLHSTRPGSNRSGGNPRKLALDPNHPPAACSNPDVESGAQSQAQEEKVASVSKHHRKAIPWHHASPTLGQSRTLELSQARPTQGPRSTEASRHSRERSPHVVRKAPPARAHGHGPPKADKRQQSMSSSCGPAQPSLTDILSSPSPPLSPGAPNQPVSPRTLSPSTTRKQTSPPSQHKLPSSPPGSPPTQHKISSPPAQCSPSSVLFPSLPESTSQGHKVTRESEDSEATTTKTSGNTHSMFCPDTSSLFAAKSPFSTAQSLPPEPCVSLRTPAGCWRSSSGPQLRVNLQRRMVLCALNPLPFVRRTAPNHQLGVPLLLTGSSATSPSWESQSSQSRGNGTEESPKQDTTPWRSPYAPELLSGGAGARQASPPELCVLGHGLQPEARVSRNQDKSQSEAQPQQKEVA encoded by the coding sequence ATGGGGTGTACACCTTCACACAATGACATCGTAAACAGCGTTGCAAAGAGTGGTATTCAGTTTTTGAAAAAGCCCAAAGCAATCTTGCCAGGACAGCAAGGAGGCAGTGAAAGATGTCCCATCCCTTTGCTGGTTAAGAGTTCCACCTGCTATGATCCTGGGGGAGACTTGCCCCAGGGACAGAGGCTGACAGAGGAGCTGAGTTCCAGGAGGTCCCAAACTGGGGCTGAAGGTCTTTGTCAGGTCATGGGAGAGATGGAAGGACCAATCCCAGAAACCCAAACGTCCCCATCCAGGCTGAGCTCATCACAAAGCCATGTGGCTAAGGACATTCCGTTCAAGACACCAGGATTCCACCAAACACAAGGAGCAGCCTTTCCTGGGAAAGAGAGTGAGGAAAGTATCCAGGACACCTCAAAATGGGAAAGGAAACCAGAGTGCCACCAATTGGGCCAACAGGGCCATTGCTTCCAAACCATCCTTCCTGCTcctggctcagaaggccaagTGGACTTCCCCAAGTCCCTAGTAAACACCCACCAGCACGCCTATGCCTACCTGCACTGCAGCCTCTCGCGATACGAAGCAATTGTGCACCTCGTGCATCAGGCCACCCAGACCCGGGAACTGCTGAAGCCCATGTTCAGTTTCCTGCTGCTGTGTTTCGAGGAGGTCAGCCAGCTCCTGGGGGAGATCTCCAAGGATGGAGAGGTGCTCCTCCAGGAAGTTAGGGAGGATCTGGCTTGGCCATCAAGGAAAGGAGAACCCCAGGAGCAGCCAGACCTCTTGCAACAGCTGCTGCAGTACACAGTCAGCAAACTGCAGGTGCTCCACGGCACAGTGGCTTCCCTCACTGGCAGCTTCCTGGAAGGCTCCAGCAGCTACTTCCACTCCACTGCCAGCCACCTGGAAAGTAAGCTGAGCACAAAGAGGGGTGTTGATGAACGGCTCCTGAGGGCCCTGGGGCAACTAGAAAGCCTGGCCAGTGGCCATGGTGACCCTGGGCTGCAGGGTCCACCCTTGTGCTCTGAGGACAGTGGCATTGGTGCTGACAATGAGTCTGTGCAGTCCACAGACAAGCTAGGCAAGCAAGCCAGCTGGGACTTTGCACCAGAACCTGTAGAATGGAAACCAGGGATTTCACCGCAAGTGGAGACCAGAATGTCAGGGCATGCCTGGCAGCAAAGCCCATTCTGGATAGGTTCAGAAAGACCCCAGGACTGCCCACTGTCAAGGCCTGCTGTGGCAAAGGTTCAGCCTGCAGCACAGGGTGAAGCAAAGAGCCCAGGCCCCTCCAGCACAAGCCCAGAAAGTATCACCTCTAAGCCTTTGGAAAAAGGCAAGAGCACTCCGTGGGACTCCCTAGGGACTGAGGTTCCTGTGGAAGCACATCTTCCTAAAAACCCCGGGTTGGTGGAGGCTCCATCCCTTAGTGAAGGTGAGGACAGCAGTccagaggaggaagatgaagtTAGCTACATGAGCCTGTGTGCAGAGCAGGAAAATACTCCACATTCAAGACCAGGGTCTTCACCCACTGACCGGGAAAGGCTTTTTCAACCACACTCTAGGAAGCTGAGAAGCCCCCAGGCCCAAGAAATAATTCTGAAGATGAAAGAAGCTATCAGTGAAAAGATCAAGTTTGTCCCTGTGCCCTCTGGATACCAGGACTGggctgaggaagaggaagggagggcagTAACCCCACCAAGACCTAGCACGGTCAGTGGCAGCAGGGGGATTCCTGAGAGGCAGAGGAGGTCTCAGTCAGAAGGGTGTCTTAAGAACCATGTGGAGGACCCCACCCTCCAGGAGCTGCAGAGGGTCCAGAGAGACCTCAGTCAGAGGTTGGAGATGTTTTATGCCTTGGGTGCTACACGGCAGGGGCAGAGCAAGGGCCAGCTTCTGCAGCCCAGAGTAACAGCACTGTGGCCCCATAGCAGCTGCAGGGTAAGTCCCAGCAACACTgtcagcaagttcaaggcctcCCTCTCCAAGAACTTCAGCATTTTGCCTAGTCAGAATAAGGGCATTGTTCAGAGATGCGGTTCCCACTCTGAGGAAGAACAGGGGAAAGCTGAGAAGCTGCCAAACTCCATTCTTCCAAGTGAGGACAGCGAGGCACCCACAGTCAAGGTCGGGGATGTCAGGCGCTGTCCCACCAGAACATCAGTCAAGAAACTTATTGAAACTTTCAGTCCCACTGAGAATCTGAAGACACAGGGGGACTCCAGGAACTCCGGGTCAAGCCCCTGCCTCAGGAAGTGGGGGGTCCCTGTCATGCCTCCCAGATTTCCCATATACAGGGGGCTTGCCCCTTTGTACCCTAAGCCCCAAATTTCTCCAGCAGCAGGCAGAGAGTCTCTCAAGATGGGCACACACTGGAGGTCCTTCGCTCCAATCTTTCCTCCTCTGCCTACAGCAGAAGCATCCAAGAGTGAGGACATCAACAATGATACAGAGTGGGACCCTGAGCAACTCCCTCCACCACCCCTGGAAATCCTGATGGACAACTCATTCACTTCTCTGGAGCCCCCAGAAAGCAGCAAGTCAGCAGCGAGCTCCCCCGAAGAGACCCAGGTACCAGGGCTGGGAGAAGCTGGTCCCACCCGAAAAACATGGGCTTCCACAAAGCTAAGAGCCTCCATGAGCCACATTGACTTGCTGCCCCGCAAGGGCACTGCCAACCCCTCTAGGCTGCACAGCACAAGACCAGGAAGCAATAGAAGTGGTGGCAATCCCAGAAAGCTGGCCTTGGACCCAAACCACCCACCAGCAGCCTGCTCAAATCCAGATGTGGAGAGTGGGGCTCAGAGTCAGGCACAGGAAGAGAAGGTTGCAAGTGTCTCCAAGCATCACCGAAAGGCAATCCCCTGGCACCATGCCAGCCCTACATTGGGGCAAAGCAGGACCTTGGAACTCAGCCAGGCCAGACCCACACAAGGGCCACGGTCTACAGAAGCCTCCAGGCACAGCCGAGAGAGAAGCCCCCATGTGGTCCGAAAGGCCCCTCCTGCAAGGGCACATGGACATGGGCCACCCAAAGCAGACAAGAGGCAGCAGAGCATGTCCTCCTCTTGTGGACCTGCCCAGCCAAGCCTCACTGATATTCTCAGTTCCCCCAGCCCACCACTCAGCCCTGGAGCCCCCAACCAACCTGTGAGCCCCAGGACACTAAGCCCATCAACCACAAGGAAGCAAACTTCCCCACCATCCCAGCACAAGCTGCCCAGCTCACCCCCAGGGAGCCCACCCACTCAGCACAAGATCTCCAGCCCTCCTGCCCAGTGctctccttcctctgtccttTTCCCATCCCTCCCAGAATCCACTTCTCAGGGGCACAAGGTGACAAGAGAGTCTGAAGACAGTGAAGCAACCACAACCAAAACATCTGGGAACACACATTCCATGTTCTGCCCTGACACCTCCTCTCTGTTTGCAGCTAAATCACCATTCTCAACAGCCCAATCACTGCCACCAGAGCCTTGTGTCTCTCTTCGGACCCCAgcaggatgctggaggagtagctcaggGCCACAACTGAGGGTAAATTTGCAGAGAAGAATGGTTCTGTGTGCCCTCAACCCTCTGCCTTTTGTCAGAAGGACAGCTCCCAACCACCAGCTGGGTGTCCCACTTCTGCTAACAGGTTCCAGTGCCACCAGCCCCTCTTGGGAATCCCAGTCCAGCCAAAGCAG
- the Pcare gene encoding photoreceptor cilium actin regulator isoform X3 produces MGCTPSHNDIVNSVAKSGIQFLKKPKAILPGQQGGSERCPIPLLVKSSTCYDPGGDLPQGQRLTEELSSRRSQTGAEGLCQVMGEMEGPIPETQTSPSRLSSSQSHVAKDIPFKTPGFHQTQGAAFPGKESEESIQDTSKWERKPECHQLGQQGHCFQTILPAPGSEGQVDFPKSLVNTHQHAYAYLHCSLSRYEAIVHLVHQATQTRELLKPMFSFLLLCFEEVSQLLGEISKDGEVLLQEVREDLAWPSRKGEPQEQPDLLQQLLQYTVSKLQVLHGTVASLTGSFLEGSSSYFHSTASHLESKLSTKRGVDERLLRALGQLESLASGHGDPGLQGPPLCSEDSGIGADNESVQSTDKLGKQASWDFAPEPVEWKPGISPQVETRMSGHAWQQSPFWIGSERPQDCPLSRPAVAKVQPAAQGEAKSPGPSSTSPESITSKPLEKGKSTPWDSLGTEVPVEAHLPKNPGLVEAPSLSEGEDSSPEEEDEVSYMSLCAEQENTPHSRPGSSPTDRERLFQPHSRKLRSPQAQEIILKMKEAISEKIKFVPVPSGYQDWAEEEEGRAVTPPRPSTVSGSRGIPERQRRSQSEGCLKNHVEDPTLQELQRVQRDLSQRLEMFYALGATRQGQSKGQLLQPRVTALWPHSSCRVSPSNTVSKFKASLSKNFSILPSQNKGIVQRCGSHSEEEQGKAEKLPNSILPSEDSEAPTVKVGDVRRCPTRTSVKKLIETFSPTENLKTQGDSRNSGSSPCLRKWGVPVMPPRFPIYRGLAPLYPKPQISPAAGRESLKMGTHWRSFAPIFPPLPTAEASKSEDINNDTEWDPEQLPPPPLEILMDNSFTSLEPPESSKSAASSPEETQVPGLGEAGPTRKTWASTKLRASMSHIDLLPRKGTANPSRLHSTRPGSNRSGGNPRKLALDPNHPPAACSNPDVESGAQSQAQEEKVASVSKHHRKAIPWHHASPTLGQSRTLELSQARPTQGPRSTEASRHSRERSPHVVRKAPPARAHGHGPPKADKRQQSMSSSCGPAQPSLTDILSSPSPPLSPGAPNQPVSPRTLSPSTTRKQTSPPSQHKLPSSPPGSPPTQHKISSPPAQCSPSSVLFPSLPESTSQGHKVTRESEDSEATTTKTSGNTHSMFCPDTSSLFAAKSPFSTAQSLPPEPCVSLRTPAGCWRSSSGPQLRVNLQRRMVLCALNPLPFVRRTAPNHQLGVPLLLTGSSATSPSWESQSSQSSSRSSSQGESPKQDTTPWRSPYAPELLSGGAGARQASPPELCVLGHGLQPEARVSRNQDKSQSEAQPQQKEVA; encoded by the coding sequence ATGGGGTGTACACCTTCACACAATGACATCGTAAACAGCGTTGCAAAGAGTGGTATTCAGTTTTTGAAAAAGCCCAAAGCAATCTTGCCAGGACAGCAAGGAGGCAGTGAAAGATGTCCCATCCCTTTGCTGGTTAAGAGTTCCACCTGCTATGATCCTGGGGGAGACTTGCCCCAGGGACAGAGGCTGACAGAGGAGCTGAGTTCCAGGAGGTCCCAAACTGGGGCTGAAGGTCTTTGTCAGGTCATGGGAGAGATGGAAGGACCAATCCCAGAAACCCAAACGTCCCCATCCAGGCTGAGCTCATCACAAAGCCATGTGGCTAAGGACATTCCGTTCAAGACACCAGGATTCCACCAAACACAAGGAGCAGCCTTTCCTGGGAAAGAGAGTGAGGAAAGTATCCAGGACACCTCAAAATGGGAAAGGAAACCAGAGTGCCACCAATTGGGCCAACAGGGCCATTGCTTCCAAACCATCCTTCCTGCTcctggctcagaaggccaagTGGACTTCCCCAAGTCCCTAGTAAACACCCACCAGCACGCCTATGCCTACCTGCACTGCAGCCTCTCGCGATACGAAGCAATTGTGCACCTCGTGCATCAGGCCACCCAGACCCGGGAACTGCTGAAGCCCATGTTCAGTTTCCTGCTGCTGTGTTTCGAGGAGGTCAGCCAGCTCCTGGGGGAGATCTCCAAGGATGGAGAGGTGCTCCTCCAGGAAGTTAGGGAGGATCTGGCTTGGCCATCAAGGAAAGGAGAACCCCAGGAGCAGCCAGACCTCTTGCAACAGCTGCTGCAGTACACAGTCAGCAAACTGCAGGTGCTCCACGGCACAGTGGCTTCCCTCACTGGCAGCTTCCTGGAAGGCTCCAGCAGCTACTTCCACTCCACTGCCAGCCACCTGGAAAGTAAGCTGAGCACAAAGAGGGGTGTTGATGAACGGCTCCTGAGGGCCCTGGGGCAACTAGAAAGCCTGGCCAGTGGCCATGGTGACCCTGGGCTGCAGGGTCCACCCTTGTGCTCTGAGGACAGTGGCATTGGTGCTGACAATGAGTCTGTGCAGTCCACAGACAAGCTAGGCAAGCAAGCCAGCTGGGACTTTGCACCAGAACCTGTAGAATGGAAACCAGGGATTTCACCGCAAGTGGAGACCAGAATGTCAGGGCATGCCTGGCAGCAAAGCCCATTCTGGATAGGTTCAGAAAGACCCCAGGACTGCCCACTGTCAAGGCCTGCTGTGGCAAAGGTTCAGCCTGCAGCACAGGGTGAAGCAAAGAGCCCAGGCCCCTCCAGCACAAGCCCAGAAAGTATCACCTCTAAGCCTTTGGAAAAAGGCAAGAGCACTCCGTGGGACTCCCTAGGGACTGAGGTTCCTGTGGAAGCACATCTTCCTAAAAACCCCGGGTTGGTGGAGGCTCCATCCCTTAGTGAAGGTGAGGACAGCAGTccagaggaggaagatgaagtTAGCTACATGAGCCTGTGTGCAGAGCAGGAAAATACTCCACATTCAAGACCAGGGTCTTCACCCACTGACCGGGAAAGGCTTTTTCAACCACACTCTAGGAAGCTGAGAAGCCCCCAGGCCCAAGAAATAATTCTGAAGATGAAAGAAGCTATCAGTGAAAAGATCAAGTTTGTCCCTGTGCCCTCTGGATACCAGGACTGggctgaggaagaggaagggagggcagTAACCCCACCAAGACCTAGCACGGTCAGTGGCAGCAGGGGGATTCCTGAGAGGCAGAGGAGGTCTCAGTCAGAAGGGTGTCTTAAGAACCATGTGGAGGACCCCACCCTCCAGGAGCTGCAGAGGGTCCAGAGAGACCTCAGTCAGAGGTTGGAGATGTTTTATGCCTTGGGTGCTACACGGCAGGGGCAGAGCAAGGGCCAGCTTCTGCAGCCCAGAGTAACAGCACTGTGGCCCCATAGCAGCTGCAGGGTAAGTCCCAGCAACACTgtcagcaagttcaaggcctcCCTCTCCAAGAACTTCAGCATTTTGCCTAGTCAGAATAAGGGCATTGTTCAGAGATGCGGTTCCCACTCTGAGGAAGAACAGGGGAAAGCTGAGAAGCTGCCAAACTCCATTCTTCCAAGTGAGGACAGCGAGGCACCCACAGTCAAGGTCGGGGATGTCAGGCGCTGTCCCACCAGAACATCAGTCAAGAAACTTATTGAAACTTTCAGTCCCACTGAGAATCTGAAGACACAGGGGGACTCCAGGAACTCCGGGTCAAGCCCCTGCCTCAGGAAGTGGGGGGTCCCTGTCATGCCTCCCAGATTTCCCATATACAGGGGGCTTGCCCCTTTGTACCCTAAGCCCCAAATTTCTCCAGCAGCAGGCAGAGAGTCTCTCAAGATGGGCACACACTGGAGGTCCTTCGCTCCAATCTTTCCTCCTCTGCCTACAGCAGAAGCATCCAAGAGTGAGGACATCAACAATGATACAGAGTGGGACCCTGAGCAACTCCCTCCACCACCCCTGGAAATCCTGATGGACAACTCATTCACTTCTCTGGAGCCCCCAGAAAGCAGCAAGTCAGCAGCGAGCTCCCCCGAAGAGACCCAGGTACCAGGGCTGGGAGAAGCTGGTCCCACCCGAAAAACATGGGCTTCCACAAAGCTAAGAGCCTCCATGAGCCACATTGACTTGCTGCCCCGCAAGGGCACTGCCAACCCCTCTAGGCTGCACAGCACAAGACCAGGAAGCAATAGAAGTGGTGGCAATCCCAGAAAGCTGGCCTTGGACCCAAACCACCCACCAGCAGCCTGCTCAAATCCAGATGTGGAGAGTGGGGCTCAGAGTCAGGCACAGGAAGAGAAGGTTGCAAGTGTCTCCAAGCATCACCGAAAGGCAATCCCCTGGCACCATGCCAGCCCTACATTGGGGCAAAGCAGGACCTTGGAACTCAGCCAGGCCAGACCCACACAAGGGCCACGGTCTACAGAAGCCTCCAGGCACAGCCGAGAGAGAAGCCCCCATGTGGTCCGAAAGGCCCCTCCTGCAAGGGCACATGGACATGGGCCACCCAAAGCAGACAAGAGGCAGCAGAGCATGTCCTCCTCTTGTGGACCTGCCCAGCCAAGCCTCACTGATATTCTCAGTTCCCCCAGCCCACCACTCAGCCCTGGAGCCCCCAACCAACCTGTGAGCCCCAGGACACTAAGCCCATCAACCACAAGGAAGCAAACTTCCCCACCATCCCAGCACAAGCTGCCCAGCTCACCCCCAGGGAGCCCACCCACTCAGCACAAGATCTCCAGCCCTCCTGCCCAGTGctctccttcctctgtccttTTCCCATCCCTCCCAGAATCCACTTCTCAGGGGCACAAGGTGACAAGAGAGTCTGAAGACAGTGAAGCAACCACAACCAAAACATCTGGGAACACACATTCCATGTTCTGCCCTGACACCTCCTCTCTGTTTGCAGCTAAATCACCATTCTCAACAGCCCAATCACTGCCACCAGAGCCTTGTGTCTCTCTTCGGACCCCAgcaggatgctggaggagtagctcaggGCCACAACTGAGGGTAAATTTGCAGAGAAGAATGGTTCTGTGTGCCCTCAACCCTCTGCCTTTTGTCAGAAGGACAGCTCCCAACCACCAGCTGGGTGTCCCACTTCTGCTAACAGGTTCCAGTGCCACCAGCCCCTCTTGGGAATCCCAGTCCAGCCAAAGCAG